A part of Desulfobacter sp. genomic DNA contains:
- a CDS encoding GDP-mannose 4,6-dehydratase, which produces MKVLVTGITGMTGSHLAEYLLNRPGVEVHGTIRWRDSRRFISGIEEELVLHNCDLMDAHGVDGVIHKVRPDRIFHLAAETSVDDSWKNPHQTITNNITCQLNLFEAVKRLDLNTRILVTGSSEAYGLVSEDELPVAETQGFKPLSPYGVSKVSQDMLGFQYHKSYGMDIVRVRVFNLTGPRQSTTFALASFARQIALINAGRQDPVLEVGNLEARRDFTDFRDAARAYWMALEYGRAGEVYNIGSGRPRLLKDVLKELIEISNAEVRVVTDPDRMRPSDIPAMVCDNKKFCSVTGWVPRIPFSRTLEDLLEYWERTLEERV; this is translated from the coding sequence ATGAAAGTATTGGTAACTGGCATAACAGGAATGACGGGCAGCCACCTGGCCGAGTATCTATTGAACAGGCCGGGGGTAGAGGTCCACGGCACCATACGGTGGAGAGACAGCCGGCGGTTCATTTCCGGTATCGAAGAAGAATTGGTGCTGCACAACTGCGACCTCATGGACGCCCATGGGGTGGACGGGGTGATCCACAAGGTCAGGCCGGACCGGATCTTTCATCTGGCTGCGGAAACTTCTGTTGACGATTCCTGGAAAAATCCCCACCAGACCATTACCAATAATATTACTTGCCAGTTGAACCTGTTTGAAGCGGTGAAACGGCTGGATCTGAATACCCGTATCCTGGTGACCGGCAGTTCGGAGGCGTACGGACTGGTTTCCGAGGATGAGCTTCCCGTGGCTGAAACCCAGGGGTTCAAACCCCTGAGCCCCTATGGCGTGAGTAAAGTCAGTCAGGATATGCTGGGTTTTCAGTACCATAAAAGCTACGGGATGGATATTGTCAGGGTAAGGGTTTTTAATCTCACCGGCCCAAGGCAGAGTACAACATTCGCCCTGGCCAGTTTTGCACGGCAGATTGCCTTGATTAACGCCGGCAGACAGGATCCGGTCCTTGAGGTGGGCAATCTTGAGGCCCGGAGAGATTTTACGGATTTCAGGGATGCGGCCCGGGCCTATTGGATGGCCCTTGAATATGGAAGGGCCGGAGAGGTGTATAACATCGGGTCCGGCCGGCCCAGGCTGCTGAAAGATGTGCTCAAAGAACTGATCGAGATATCGAATGCAGAGGTTCGGGTCGTGACGGACCCTGATCGGATGAGGCCCTCTGATATTCCGGCCATGGTTTGTGACAATAAAAAGTTTTGTTCGGTAACAGGGTGGGTGCCCCGGATCCCCTTCAGCCGGACTCTGGAAGACCTTTTGGAATACTGGGAAAGGACTCTGGAGGAGAGAGTGTGA